One region of Roseicitreum antarcticum genomic DNA includes:
- a CDS encoding peptidylprolyl isomerase has translation MAEIKDPENTLLIELKGGTVTVELLPDIAPQHCARIKELARAGSYDNVVFHRVIDGFMAQTGDVANGNAEKDFNIRRAGTGASDLPDVPAEFSGIPHDRGTIGAARSSNPNSANSQFFINFADNHFLNRQYTVYGRVIAGMEHVDAITRGEPPASPDRMISVKVAADA, from the coding sequence ATGGCCGAGATCAAAGACCCTGAAAACACCCTGCTGATCGAACTGAAGGGCGGTACCGTCACCGTGGAATTGCTGCCCGACATCGCGCCCCAGCATTGCGCCCGCATCAAGGAACTGGCGCGCGCCGGGTCCTATGACAACGTGGTGTTTCACCGGGTGATCGACGGGTTCATGGCGCAGACCGGCGACGTGGCCAATGGCAATGCCGAAAAAGACTTCAACATCCGCCGCGCGGGCACCGGCGCGTCTGACCTGCCCGACGTTCCGGCAGAGTTTTCGGGCATCCCGCATGACCGGGGCACCATTGGCGCTGCGCGGTCGTCGAACCCCAACAGCGCGAACAGCCAGTTCTTCATCAACTTTGCTGACAACCATTTCCTCAACCGCCAGTACACCGTCTATGGCCGTGTCATCGCGGGGATGGAGCATGTGGACGCGATCACCCGCGGTGAGCCGCCTGCGAGCCCGGACCGCATGATCAGCGTAAAGGTGGCCGCCGATGCGTGA
- a CDS encoding enoyl-CoA hydratase/isomerase family protein: MADVDIRVEGHAGRITLNRPQALNALTHDICTQISDALHRWVTDDAVALVILDAVGTRAFCAGGDIAQIHAAGSAGDFDTARAFWRDEYALNLYLSTYPKPIVSMMQGYVMGGGVGLGCHVRHRVVGESTRISMPECAIGLIPDVGGTYLLARAPGQMGLYLGLTGARMGPGDAIWCGFADHFIPEIAWPGVTAALCETGRLDALYARLTVPPHAQLGDIARTVDAAFSAASVTEVMAELDLNAEDWAVTAHKALQHNSPLSTSLTRAMITARPTTLAAALRQEYRATHRLVKEGDLLEGIRAQIIEKDRSPRWRHGAPYNVTEAEVDAVLAPLGPDELVLTV; the protein is encoded by the coding sequence ATGGCAGATGTGGACATTCGCGTTGAAGGGCATGCAGGCCGGATCACCCTGAACCGACCGCAGGCGCTGAACGCGCTGACACATGACATCTGCACCCAGATCAGCGACGCGCTGCACCGCTGGGTCACCGATGACGCCGTGGCGTTGGTCATTCTGGATGCGGTGGGCACGCGCGCGTTTTGCGCGGGCGGCGACATCGCGCAGATCCATGCGGCGGGCAGCGCGGGGGATTTCGACACCGCACGCGCCTTCTGGCGCGATGAATATGCGCTGAACCTCTACCTTTCGACCTATCCCAAACCCATTGTCTCGATGATGCAGGGGTACGTTATGGGCGGCGGCGTGGGGCTTGGCTGCCACGTGCGCCACCGCGTGGTGGGCGAAAGCACCCGCATCTCCATGCCCGAATGCGCCATCGGCCTGATCCCCGATGTGGGCGGCACCTACCTTCTGGCCCGCGCGCCGGGCCAGATGGGCCTTTACCTGGGCCTGACCGGCGCGCGCATGGGACCGGGCGATGCGATCTGGTGCGGCTTTGCCGATCATTTCATCCCCGAAATCGCCTGGCCCGGGGTGACAGCGGCGCTGTGCGAAACCGGCAGGCTGGACGCGCTTTATGCCCGGCTGACCGTGCCGCCACATGCGCAGCTGGGCGATATTGCCCGCACGGTGGATGCAGCCTTCAGCGCCGCCTCGGTGACCGAGGTAATGGCCGAACTGGACCTCAACGCCGAGGATTGGGCCGTGACCGCGCACAAGGCATTGCAGCACAACAGCCCGCTCTCGACCAGCCTGACCCGCGCCATGATCACCGCGCGGCCGACCACGCTGGCGGCAGCCCTGCGGCAGGAATACCGCGCCACGCACCGGCTGGTAAAGGAAGGCGACCTCTTGGAAGGCATCCGCGCCCAGATCATCGAGAAAGACCGCAGCCCGCGCTGGCGCCACGGCGCACCGTATAATGTGACCGAGGCCGAAGTTGATGCGGTTCTGGCGCCGTTGGGACCCGATGAGCTGGTCTTGACGGTCTGA
- a CDS encoding acyl-CoA dehydrogenase family protein, which produces MDFARTEEQTAIFDMAHAFGQEHIAPHARAWEVAGTIPRDLWPKLAELGFGGLYVSEDAGGSGLSRLDATLVFEALSMACPSVAAFLSIHNMCAAMLDRYGSDDLKARYLPAALSMEKILSYCLTEPGSGSDAAALKTRAAAGPDGYLLNGTKAFISGGGYSDTYIVMCRTGAEGARGVSALVVDADAPGLSFGGLEDKMGWRAQPTRQVQLDDCHVARENLIGEEGAGFRYAMAGLDGGRLNIAACSLGGAQAGLDATLTYMADRKAFGQPLDQFQALQFRLADMQIDLQAARVFLHQAAWKLDNGAPDATMACAMAKKFVTEAGSRSVDQCLQLHGGYGYLADYGIEKLVRDLRVHQILEGTNEIMRLIVARQMLAGGGRS; this is translated from the coding sequence ATGGATTTTGCGCGTACCGAAGAACAGACTGCCATTTTTGACATGGCGCATGCCTTTGGTCAGGAGCATATCGCCCCCCATGCGCGGGCGTGGGAAGTGGCGGGCACCATCCCGCGCGACCTGTGGCCAAAGCTCGCCGAACTGGGCTTTGGCGGGCTTTATGTGTCCGAGGATGCGGGCGGCTCTGGCCTGTCGCGGCTGGATGCCACCCTGGTGTTCGAGGCGCTGTCGATGGCCTGCCCCTCGGTCGCGGCGTTCCTGTCGATCCACAACATGTGTGCCGCGATGCTGGACCGCTACGGCAGCGATGACCTGAAAGCGCGCTACCTGCCCGCCGCCCTGTCGATGGAGAAAATCCTGTCCTATTGCCTGACCGAACCGGGATCAGGCTCGGACGCGGCCGCGCTGAAGACCCGCGCAGCGGCTGGCCCCGATGGGTATTTGCTGAACGGCACCAAGGCCTTCATCTCGGGCGGGGGCTATTCCGACACCTATATCGTGATGTGCCGCACCGGGGCCGAGGGCGCGCGCGGGGTTTCCGCCTTGGTGGTGGATGCCGACGCCCCCGGCCTGTCCTTCGGCGGGCTGGAGGACAAGATGGGCTGGCGCGCGCAACCCACGCGGCAGGTCCAACTTGACGATTGCCACGTTGCGCGCGAAAATCTGATCGGCGAGGAAGGCGCGGGCTTTCGCTATGCCATGGCGGGGCTGGACGGGGGGCGGCTCAACATCGCCGCATGCAGCCTTGGCGGCGCGCAGGCGGGTCTGGATGCGACGCTGACCTATATGGCGGACCGCAAGGCCTTCGGGCAGCCGCTGGACCAGTTTCAGGCGCTGCAATTCCGGCTGGCCGACATGCAGATCGACCTGCAAGCCGCCCGCGTCTTCTTGCATCAGGCGGCGTGGAAGCTGGACAATGGTGCGCCCGATGCCACGATGGCCTGCGCCATGGCAAAGAAATTCGTGACCGAGGCGGGCTCACGCAGTGTCGATCAATGCCTGCAACTGCACGGCGGTTACGGCTATCTGGCCGATTACGGGATCGAAAAACTGGTCCGCGACCTGCGCGTGCACCAGATCCTGGAAGGGACCAATGAAATCATGCGCCTGATCGTGGCGCGACAAATGCTTGCGGGCGGAGGAAGAAGTTAA
- a CDS encoding DMT family transporter: MKTTVHLNARETPLAILSICAGVAFLIGNDIMAKLLTERYAPIQIIFLRNLIAVPVIAALIYAIYGAAALRTGHLRLHALRGLVMVAAAWSYFTSLIYLPLAEATALVFSAPIFITALSVPLLGEKVGWRRWAAVLLGFAGVLVIVRPGGATFQMASLLPIGTALLYAIFMISARWIGRAERVWTMMLYVMVFPLIYAAPFAFADWTPIRLEDMGMFVAIAAFGSLGITLIGQAFRLAPAAIVAPFDYTALIWATGLGWLIWGDVPVIWTLLGAAIIAVSGIIIILREARQTP, translated from the coding sequence ATGAAAACCACCGTACATCTGAACGCACGCGAAACGCCGCTGGCCATCTTGTCGATCTGCGCGGGCGTGGCCTTTCTGATCGGCAACGACATCATGGCGAAACTGCTGACCGAACGCTACGCGCCAATCCAGATCATCTTTTTGCGCAATCTGATCGCGGTGCCGGTCATCGCCGCGCTGATCTATGCAATCTATGGCGCTGCGGCGTTGCGCACGGGCCACCTGCGTCTGCACGCACTGCGCGGCCTGGTGATGGTCGCCGCCGCCTGGAGCTATTTCACGTCGCTCATCTACCTGCCGCTGGCCGAGGCGACGGCGCTGGTCTTCTCGGCCCCCATCTTCATCACCGCGCTGTCGGTGCCGCTGCTGGGCGAAAAGGTGGGCTGGCGGCGCTGGGCCGCAGTACTGCTGGGTTTTGCGGGCGTGCTGGTCATCGTGCGGCCCGGGGGCGCGACGTTCCAGATGGCATCGCTGCTGCCCATCGGCACGGCGCTCTTGTATGCGATCTTCATGATCAGCGCACGCTGGATCGGACGGGCCGAACGGGTCTGGACGATGATGCTCTATGTCATGGTGTTCCCGCTGATCTACGCCGCCCCCTTCGCTTTCGCCGACTGGACGCCGATAAGGCTGGAAGACATGGGAATGTTCGTGGCCATCGCGGCCTTCGGCAGCCTGGGGATCACGCTGATCGGGCAGGCTTTCCGGCTGGCCCCGGCAGCGATCGTCGCGCCCTTCGACTATACCGCGCTGATCTGGGCAACCGGGCTGGGCTGGCTGATCTGGGGCGATGTCCCGGTGATCTGGACGCTGCTGGGTGCCGCGATTATCGCGGTCAGCGGCATCATCATCATCTTGCGCGAGGCCCGGCAAACCCCGTAA
- a CDS encoding phosphoglycerate kinase: MDFKTLDDMDLAGKVALVRVDINVPMKDGKVTDATRIDRIIPTVRAILDAGGKPVLLAHFDRPKGKVVPEMSLQHLIPALEAALGQPVSFASDCIGVPAKEAVSAMQTGDVLLLENTRFHAGEEKNDKLLAASMAALGNLYVNDAFSAAHRAHASTEAIAHLLPACAGRLMEAELTALDAALGNPARPVAAVVGGAKVSTKLDLLGNLVGRVEHLIIGGGMANTFLVAQGVEVGASMAERDMADTAREILEKAKAAGCTIHLPTDIVVAWEFKADTATQTVPVAQCPSDAMILDAGPDSIANIEAVFKTCKTVIWNGPLGVFELPPFHIATTAAAKCAADLTAAGKLISVAGGGDTVSALNQSGAAEHFTYISTAGGAFLEWMEGKTLPGVAALAK; this comes from the coding sequence ATGGACTTCAAAACCCTCGACGATATGGATCTGGCGGGCAAGGTTGCGCTGGTGCGCGTCGACATCAACGTGCCGATGAAGGACGGCAAAGTCACCGACGCCACGCGGATCGACCGGATCATCCCCACGGTCCGCGCTATTCTGGACGCGGGCGGCAAGCCGGTGCTGCTGGCGCATTTCGACCGGCCAAAGGGCAAGGTCGTGCCGGAAATGTCGCTGCAACACCTCATCCCCGCGCTGGAGGCCGCGCTGGGTCAACCCGTGTCCTTCGCGTCGGACTGCATCGGCGTGCCCGCAAAGGAAGCCGTATCGGCGATGCAGACGGGCGATGTCCTGCTGTTGGAAAACACCCGTTTCCACGCGGGCGAAGAAAAGAATGACAAGCTGCTGGCCGCGTCCATGGCCGCATTGGGCAACCTTTATGTGAACGACGCCTTCTCGGCGGCGCACCGCGCGCATGCCTCGACCGAGGCGATCGCGCATCTGCTGCCCGCCTGCGCCGGCCGGCTGATGGAGGCGGAACTGACGGCGCTTGACGCAGCCCTTGGCAACCCCGCCCGTCCCGTGGCCGCCGTGGTGGGGGGCGCGAAAGTTTCGACCAAGCTGGACCTGCTGGGCAACCTCGTGGGCCGGGTCGAACACCTGATCATCGGCGGCGGCATGGCCAACACCTTCCTTGTCGCGCAAGGGGTCGAGGTCGGCGCGTCGATGGCCGAACGCGACATGGCCGACACCGCGCGCGAGATTCTGGAAAAGGCAAAGGCCGCAGGCTGCACCATCCACCTGCCCACCGACATCGTGGTCGCGTGGGAATTCAAGGCCGACACCGCCACCCAGACCGTGCCGGTTGCCCAATGCCCCAGCGACGCGATGATCCTCGACGCGGGCCCCGACAGCATTGCCAACATCGAAGCCGTGTTCAAAACCTGCAAGACCGTGATCTGGAACGGCCCGCTGGGCGTTTTCGAACTGCCGCCCTTCCACATCGCCACCACGGCGGCGGCGAAATGCGCCGCGGATCTGACAGCGGCAGGCAAGCTGATCTCGGTCGCGGGCGGCGGCGACACGGTCTCGGCCCTCAATCAATCCGGCGCGGCAGAGCATTTCACCTATATCTCGACCGCCGGCGGCGCTTTCCTCGAATGGATGGAGGGCAAGACCCTGCCGGGCGTGGCCGCGCTGGCAAAGTAG
- the mmsB gene encoding 3-hydroxyisobutyrate dehydrogenase: MKIGFIGLGNMGGPMAANLAAAGHEVAGFDLHAPMPAGVQDARSAEAAATDADVVITMLPNGAILRSVAAQLVPAMRAGAVLCDCSTVDVDSARAVAEQAQAAGIGALDAPVSGGVGGATAGTLTFMVGGSAAAFATAAALFDVMGAKAVHCGDAGAGQAAKICNNMILGVTMIATCEAFALADKLGLDRQKMFDVVSTSSGYSWSMNAYCPAPGIGPQSPADNDYKPGFAADLMLKDLRLAQQAAEGADADTPLGTAATALYARFVEEEDGTGRDFSAMLPRFASRGRG, translated from the coding sequence ATGAAGATCGGATTTATCGGGCTGGGCAATATGGGCGGGCCAATGGCCGCCAATCTGGCAGCGGCAGGGCATGAGGTGGCGGGCTTCGATCTGCACGCCCCGATGCCTGCGGGCGTACAAGATGCCCGCAGCGCCGAAGCGGCTGCAACCGATGCCGATGTGGTCATCACCATGCTCCCCAATGGCGCGATCTTGCGCAGCGTGGCCGCGCAGCTTGTCCCCGCGATGCGCGCGGGCGCGGTGCTGTGCGATTGCTCCACCGTCGATGTGGACAGCGCCCGCGCGGTGGCGGAACAGGCGCAGGCCGCAGGCATCGGTGCGTTGGATGCACCGGTATCGGGCGGCGTCGGCGGGGCGACGGCGGGCACGCTGACTTTCATGGTGGGCGGCAGCGCGGCGGCTTTTGCCACCGCAGCCGCGCTTTTTGACGTGATGGGCGCAAAGGCGGTGCATTGCGGCGATGCAGGCGCAGGACAGGCTGCCAAGATATGCAACAACATGATCCTCGGCGTGACGATGATCGCCACCTGCGAGGCATTCGCGCTGGCCGACAAGCTGGGGCTGGACCGCCAGAAGATGTTCGATGTCGTCTCAACTTCTTCTGGCTACAGCTGGTCGATGAACGCCTATTGCCCCGCGCCGGGCATCGGGCCGCAATCGCCCGCCGACAATGACTACAAACCGGGCTTTGCTGCGGACCTGATGCTGAAGGATCTGCGGCTGGCGCAACAGGCGGCAGAAGGGGCCGATGCCGACACGCCGCTGGGCACCGCCGCCACAGCACTTTACGCGCGTTTCGTCGAGGAAGAAGACGGCACAGGCCGCGACTTTTCTGCCATGCTGCCCCGCTTCGCATCGCGCGGGCGCGGGTAG
- a CDS encoding DUF2852 domain-containing protein, which yields MATATAFLSWPARAENWLDSYGKGAWIAAMVLGFIVFWPVGLALLAYMIWGKKMFGNKSCKNRNRMPTGALRDSGNVAFEAYKAETLKRLEDEQSAFDSFLERLRDAKDKAEFDTFMDQNKGRRAAETQSDQPVAG from the coding sequence ATGGCGACTGCAACTGCTTTTTTATCCTGGCCCGCACGGGCTGAAAACTGGCTTGATTCCTATGGCAAGGGCGCGTGGATCGCCGCCATGGTTCTGGGCTTCATCGTGTTCTGGCCGGTCGGCCTGGCACTTCTGGCATATATGATCTGGGGAAAGAAAATGTTTGGCAACAAATCGTGCAAGAATCGCAACCGCATGCCCACCGGGGCGCTGCGTGACAGTGGCAACGTGGCGTTCGAGGCCTACAAGGCCGAAACCCTCAAGCGGCTGGAAGACGAGCAATCGGCGTTCGACAGCTTCCTGGAGCGGCTGCGCGACGCCAAGGACAAGGCCGAGTTCGACACCTTCATGGACCAGAACAAGGGCCGCCGCGCGGCGGAAACCCAAAGCGATCAACCTGTTGCAGGGTGA
- a CDS encoding TetR/AcrR family transcriptional regulator yields the protein MAKQGYHHGNLRQALVEATLDLIADKGPQGFTMAEAAKLAGVSAAAPYRHFGGREDLIAELALQGFELFADLLEYAYNGGKPSPLAAFETVGRAYLAFARKHPGHYVAMFESGVSPGATPDLAQASARANRVLTRAAEALSARIPPERRPPPAMFAAHVSALSHGIVELYARGAPGARTPFPPEQLLETGIGIYLRGLGFLDADS from the coding sequence ATGGCTAAACAGGGCTATCACCACGGAAATCTGCGGCAGGCGCTGGTTGAGGCCACGCTGGACCTGATCGCGGACAAGGGACCGCAGGGCTTTACCATGGCCGAGGCCGCGAAGCTGGCCGGCGTGTCCGCCGCCGCGCCCTACCGGCATTTCGGCGGGCGCGAGGATCTGATTGCCGAACTGGCCTTGCAGGGGTTCGAGCTGTTCGCGGATCTGTTGGAATACGCGTATAATGGGGGCAAGCCGTCGCCCCTTGCCGCGTTCGAGACGGTGGGCCGGGCCTATTTGGCCTTTGCGCGCAAGCATCCGGGGCATTATGTGGCGATGTTCGAATCCGGGGTGTCGCCGGGGGCAACGCCAGATCTGGCGCAGGCCTCGGCGCGGGCGAATCGCGTGCTGACCCGCGCGGCCGAGGCGCTTTCGGCCCGCATCCCACCCGAACGACGCCCGCCGCCCGCGATGTTTGCCGCGCATGTCAGCGCGCTGAGCCACGGGATTGTCGAGCTTTATGCCCGCGGCGCGCCGGGCGCGCGCACGCCGTTCCCGCCCGAACAATTGCTGGAAACCGGCATCGGCATCTACCTGCGGGGCCTGGGATTTCTGGACGCCGACAGCTGA